In the genome of Clavibacter michiganensis subsp. insidiosus, one region contains:
- a CDS encoding HNH endonuclease family protein, producing the protein MTPRSRRLFVVAAVLLSACGVVGGWYGTGLGFTQESADVATAATAERADVAAASGAVGDVLARAGLVRGGVVDAAAVRALVDKLPADTHARTPAYDRAAYGPSWADTDHNGCDQRNDVLARDLTAVTFTKADPSCTVATGHLADAYTGRSIGFTRGKATSAAVQIDHLVPLGWAWRHGAAAWSGERREQLATDFNNLQAVDGPTNEAKSDQGPATWLPPAAGYDCLYVTRFAYVLSAYELTIDDADRAAIDHTLNTCP; encoded by the coding sequence ATGACGCCCCGCAGTCGGCGCCTGTTCGTCGTCGCCGCCGTGCTCCTGAGCGCGTGCGGCGTCGTCGGCGGTTGGTACGGCACCGGGCTGGGCTTCACGCAGGAGTCGGCCGACGTCGCGACCGCGGCCACCGCTGAGCGGGCCGACGTCGCGGCCGCGAGCGGCGCCGTGGGCGACGTCCTCGCTCGGGCCGGCCTCGTGCGCGGCGGCGTGGTCGACGCGGCCGCGGTGCGGGCGCTCGTGGACAAGCTGCCGGCGGACACGCACGCGAGGACGCCTGCCTACGACCGGGCGGCCTACGGGCCGTCCTGGGCCGACACCGACCACAACGGGTGCGATCAGCGGAACGACGTCCTGGCCCGCGACCTCACGGCGGTCACGTTCACGAAGGCGGATCCCAGCTGCACCGTGGCCACGGGACATCTGGCCGACGCCTACACGGGCCGCAGCATCGGCTTCACCCGCGGGAAGGCCACGAGCGCGGCCGTGCAGATCGACCACCTCGTGCCGCTCGGGTGGGCCTGGCGGCACGGCGCCGCCGCGTGGAGCGGTGAGCGCCGCGAGCAGCTCGCGACCGACTTCAACAACCTTCAGGCCGTCGACGGGCCGACGAACGAGGCGAAGTCGGACCAGGGGCCGGCGACGTGGCTTCCGCCGGCCGCTGGCTATGACTGCCTGTATGTCACACGGTTCGCGTACGTGCTGAGCGCGTACGAGCTCACGATCGACGACGCCGACCGGGCCGCGATCGACCACACCCTCAACACCTGCCCGTGA
- a CDS encoding IS481-like element IS1122 family transposase: MSHANARLTVHGRVLLVRRVVEDRRPVSHVARELGVSRQCAHRWVNRFRSEGFEGLSDRSSRPRRVPTRTSPERERAVVEARTRLRSGPARLAPVTGVPARTISRILRRHGAPPLAWLDPVTGAVIRASRSTANRYEHEHPGDLIHVDVKKLGRIPDGGGWRAHGRSEQVRGRGIGFDYVHAVVDDHTRLAYAEIHPDEKGVTAAGFLTRAAAYFAEHGITRIERVLTDNAFAYRHSAAFQNAVTQLGARQKFIRPHCPWQNGKVERFNRTLATEWAYRQPFTSNQARTDALDPWIQHYNTERIHSSHGLTPAARVSPTS, from the coding sequence ATGTCCCACGCTAATGCTCGTCTGACGGTTCACGGGAGGGTTCTCCTCGTGCGGCGGGTGGTCGAGGATCGTCGGCCGGTCTCGCATGTCGCGCGCGAACTCGGTGTGTCGCGTCAGTGCGCGCATCGGTGGGTGAATCGGTTCCGGTCCGAGGGCTTCGAAGGCTTGTCGGACCGGTCCTCGAGGCCGAGACGGGTGCCGACGAGGACGAGCCCGGAACGAGAACGAGCCGTCGTGGAAGCGAGGACCCGATTGCGATCAGGTCCTGCCCGGTTGGCGCCGGTGACCGGTGTTCCAGCCCGCACGATCTCCCGCATCCTGCGGCGGCACGGGGCACCGCCGTTGGCATGGTTGGACCCCGTCACCGGGGCCGTGATCCGGGCATCCCGGTCGACGGCAAACCGGTACGAGCATGAGCATCCCGGCGACCTGATCCACGTCGACGTGAAGAAGCTCGGCCGGATCCCGGACGGCGGCGGCTGGCGGGCGCATGGCCGCAGCGAACAGGTTCGTGGTCGTGGGATCGGGTTCGATTACGTCCACGCCGTGGTCGATGACCACACCCGCCTCGCCTACGCGGAGATCCACCCGGACGAGAAGGGCGTGACCGCGGCAGGGTTCCTGACCCGGGCCGCGGCGTACTTCGCCGAGCACGGCATCACCCGCATCGAACGGGTCCTGACGGACAACGCGTTCGCCTACCGGCACTCGGCCGCGTTCCAGAACGCGGTCACGCAGCTCGGTGCGAGGCAGAAGTTCATCCGCCCGCACTGCCCCTGGCAGAACGGCAAGGTCGAACGCTTCAACCGCACCCTCGCGACCGAGTGGGCCTACCGGCAACCCTTCACCAGCAACCAAGCCAGAACCGACGCCCTTGATCCGTGGATCCAGCACTACAACACTGAACGAATCCACTCGAGCCACGGGCTGACGCCCGCGGCCCGAGTGTCACCAACGTCATGA
- a CDS encoding Mu transposase C-terminal domain-containing protein gives MDGLERWRVLRLHVEDQIPLAALARTTGISARTLQRWHQLYCAGGISALDPHVRIDAGLRRTAAATVAFIERLALTKPRPSIATLHRLAAADAERRGDPAPSYTTARDIVQALDPALVTLALEGPTSYRDRHELVYRRRAERPNQTWQADHTELDLVIVGAGGKPDRPWLTVVMDDYSRAICGYTVFTGAPSAMNTALALRQAIWRKPDRSWAMCGIPDILHVDHGTDFTSRHLEHTAAELRIRIIHSTVGRPQGRGKIERFFGTITTELLPLLPGHLGPGNRRPDPVLDLAGLDTAIGTFIATYNDRPHKELGTTPRTAWVGDGWLPRMPESLVELDGLLLTVPKSRTVQRDGIHFQGQRYLASTLAPVAGRTVTIRYDPRDISEIRVYDHNTFICVAVDEAPRTCA, from the coding sequence GTGGACGGGCTCGAGCGGTGGCGCGTTCTTCGGCTGCATGTCGAAGACCAGATCCCGCTCGCAGCTCTTGCCCGCACCACCGGGATCAGCGCCCGGACCCTGCAACGCTGGCACCAGCTCTACTGCGCCGGCGGTATCTCCGCCCTCGACCCGCACGTGCGGATCGACGCGGGGCTACGGCGAACAGCTGCAGCGACGGTCGCGTTCATCGAGCGCCTGGCGCTGACCAAGCCCCGGCCGAGCATCGCGACCCTGCACCGGCTCGCCGCCGCGGACGCAGAACGCCGGGGCGATCCTGCCCCGAGCTACACCACGGCCCGTGACATCGTTCAGGCGCTCGACCCCGCGCTGGTGACGCTGGCCCTGGAGGGGCCGACGTCGTATCGGGATCGGCACGAGCTCGTGTACCGGCGCCGGGCGGAGCGCCCGAACCAGACGTGGCAGGCCGACCACACCGAGCTCGACCTCGTCATCGTCGGCGCCGGCGGGAAGCCCGACCGACCCTGGCTGACCGTAGTCATGGACGACTACTCCCGCGCGATCTGCGGGTACACCGTCTTCACCGGCGCCCCGTCGGCGATGAACACCGCACTCGCGCTCCGGCAAGCGATCTGGCGCAAGCCCGACCGCAGTTGGGCGATGTGCGGGATCCCCGACATCCTCCACGTCGACCACGGCACCGACTTCACCAGCCGACACCTCGAGCACACGGCCGCGGAGCTGCGAATCCGGATCATTCACTCCACCGTCGGCCGCCCCCAGGGCCGCGGGAAGATCGAGCGGTTTTTCGGCACCATCACCACCGAACTGCTCCCACTACTACCCGGACACCTCGGCCCTGGGAACCGACGCCCAGATCCAGTGCTCGACCTCGCCGGCCTCGACACGGCCATCGGAACCTTCATCGCCACCTACAACGACCGCCCGCACAAGGAGCTCGGGACCACACCGCGAACAGCCTGGGTCGGTGACGGCTGGCTGCCTCGGATGCCGGAGAGTCTCGTGGAGCTCGACGGGCTCTTGCTGACTGTGCCGAAGAGCCGCACCGTGCAGCGCGACGGGATCCACTTCCAGGGCCAGCGGTACCTCGCCTCCACGCTTGCCCCGGTCGCTGGCCGGACCGTGACCATCCGGTACGACCCGCGTGACATCTCCGAGATCCGCGTCTACGACCACAACACCTTCATCTGCGTCGCCGTCGACGAAGCCCCCCGAACCTGCGCATGA
- a CDS encoding AAA family ATPase yields the protein MPDTFITTKEHRRFVEFANAVRKEQTIGICHGDAGVGKTNSARRYAHRDTLEPYVQEWGRRGADDPKLDAAANRSRAVFYTPDVLPRPKDLMRELDRWTVDLGIRIEDHQRTIGKITGTGGDARRWVELLIIDEAERLTPTALELLRDRHDREHLAIILIRMPGIDQRFRHYPQLYSRLGFAHRYRALGHDELFFVLDRHWKRLGHTLNPDDFTDAQAISAIQRITRGNFRLLERLFPQIQRVLKINQLETITDDVIEAAASILVTG from the coding sequence ATGCCCGACACGTTCATCACCACAAAGGAGCACCGGCGGTTCGTCGAGTTCGCGAACGCCGTCCGGAAGGAGCAGACCATCGGGATCTGCCACGGCGACGCCGGCGTCGGGAAGACCAACTCCGCCCGCCGCTACGCGCACAGGGACACGCTCGAGCCCTACGTCCAGGAGTGGGGACGCCGCGGCGCGGACGACCCCAAGCTCGATGCCGCCGCCAACCGCTCGCGCGCCGTGTTCTACACGCCCGACGTCCTGCCCCGGCCGAAGGACCTCATGCGCGAGCTCGACCGCTGGACCGTCGACCTCGGCATCAGGATCGAGGATCACCAGCGCACGATCGGGAAGATCACCGGCACCGGCGGCGACGCCCGCCGGTGGGTCGAGCTGTTGATCATCGACGAAGCGGAACGACTCACGCCCACCGCGCTCGAGCTCCTACGCGATCGGCACGACCGCGAGCACCTCGCGATCATCCTCATCCGCATGCCCGGCATCGACCAGCGATTCCGCCACTACCCCCAGCTCTACAGCCGCCTCGGCTTCGCCCACCGCTACCGCGCCCTCGGCCACGACGAGCTCTTCTTCGTCCTCGACCGCCACTGGAAGCGCCTCGGCCACACGCTCAACCCTGACGACTTCACCGACGCACAAGCCATCTCCGCGATCCAACGCATCACCCGCGGCAACTTCCGACTCCTCGAACGACTCTTCCCGCAGATCCAACGCGTCCTCAAGATCAACCAGCTCGAGACCATCACCGACGACGTCATCGAAGCCGCCGCCAGCATCCTCGTCACCGGATGA
- a CDS encoding expansin EXLX1 family cellulose-binding protein — MALAIGATSAASARPVAPAASAGPGAASSPPGWLHTSGGKIVTSSGTPYTIRGIAWFGMETSSCAPHGLDTITLASGMQHIKQMGFTTVRLPYSNQCLAASSVTGVSADPSLAGLTALQVMDHVVASAKTAGLNVILDQHRPDSGGQSELWYTSQYPESRWISDWKMLAKRYAAEPTVIGVDLHNEPHGAATWGTGAATTDWRAAAERGGNAVLAENPNLLVLVEGIDHEADGSGTWWGGALGLAGNAPVRLSVANRVVYSPHDYPSTIYGQSWFSASNYPANLPGIWDAHWGYLAKKDIAPVLVGEFGTKLETTSDKQWLNTLVGYLSSTGISSSFWAFNPDSGDTGGIVKSDWVTPEQTKLDTLAPILHPSPGAGPGSGGSGSQPAPQPGPAKPGTVSAKWQPGGSWASGYVANIDVTATAAVTGWTVSWASPGTTSIATSWGMRCSVASGTVTCIGTDWASKLAAGQTVHVGLQASGGPAPSSPRLTATAAAAPPAHPTPPARPTTHGRATHYSLGQGNTIANGNCSMPAVPADRMYVALSSPEYSGAAACGTFLDVTGPKGTVRVQVVDQCHECEIGHLDLSEEAFRAIGDFDAGIIPISYVTVQDPAVPAVAIRVKEGSSRWWAGLQILNAGNRIDRVEIQAGGQWVRLSRTDYGYWVTPSPIQDGPMTVKVTDQFGRTVVLPGLRMAPGENQPTSSRFYPVR, encoded by the coding sequence ATGGCGCTCGCGATCGGCGCTACGTCCGCCGCATCCGCTCGGCCTGTTGCTCCTGCCGCCTCGGCGGGCCCGGGTGCGGCGTCCTCGCCGCCCGGCTGGCTGCACACCTCGGGTGGGAAGATCGTCACCTCCTCCGGCACCCCGTACACGATCCGCGGCATCGCCTGGTTCGGCATGGAGACCTCCTCGTGTGCGCCGCACGGCCTCGACACCATCACCCTCGCGAGCGGCATGCAGCACATCAAGCAGATGGGCTTCACGACCGTGCGGCTGCCCTACTCGAACCAGTGCCTCGCCGCATCCAGCGTCACGGGTGTCAGTGCGGACCCATCACTCGCCGGTCTCACAGCACTCCAGGTCATGGACCACGTCGTCGCCTCCGCGAAGACGGCAGGGCTCAATGTGATCCTCGACCAGCACCGGCCGGACTCGGGCGGCCAGTCTGAGCTCTGGTACACATCGCAGTACCCGGAGTCGCGTTGGATCTCCGACTGGAAAATGCTCGCAAAGCGCTACGCAGCCGAACCCACCGTCATAGGTGTAGACCTGCACAACGAACCGCACGGCGCGGCCACCTGGGGTACCGGGGCGGCCACCACTGACTGGCGGGCAGCGGCCGAGCGTGGTGGGAATGCGGTCCTCGCCGAGAACCCGAACCTCCTCGTGCTCGTGGAGGGCATCGACCACGAGGCCGACGGATCCGGCACCTGGTGGGGCGGTGCGCTCGGGTTGGCAGGCAATGCACCTGTCCGACTTTCCGTCGCGAATCGCGTCGTCTACTCCCCGCACGACTACCCATCGACCATTTACGGCCAGTCATGGTTTTCCGCATCAAACTATCCGGCGAACCTGCCGGGTATTTGGGACGCCCACTGGGGATACCTGGCGAAGAAGGACATCGCGCCCGTGTTGGTGGGCGAATTCGGTACGAAGCTCGAGACCACGAGCGACAAGCAGTGGCTCAACACCCTCGTCGGATATCTGTCGAGCACGGGGATCAGCTCGTCGTTCTGGGCCTTCAACCCGGACAGCGGAGACACCGGCGGCATCGTGAAGTCCGACTGGGTGACCCCGGAGCAGACGAAGCTCGACACACTGGCGCCGATCCTGCACCCGTCGCCTGGGGCGGGTCCAGGATCCGGCGGATCCGGGTCTCAGCCAGCGCCACAGCCTGGCCCGGCGAAGCCGGGCACTGTATCGGCGAAATGGCAGCCTGGCGGATCGTGGGCATCGGGCTACGTAGCCAACATCGACGTCACCGCGACAGCCGCTGTCACGGGATGGACCGTCTCATGGGCCAGCCCCGGAACCACCTCCATCGCCACCAGTTGGGGCATGCGCTGCAGCGTCGCCTCCGGCACCGTAACCTGCATCGGCACGGACTGGGCGAGCAAGCTCGCCGCCGGCCAGACCGTTCACGTCGGCCTGCAGGCGTCGGGTGGCCCGGCTCCCTCTTCACCACGACTCACCGCTACGGCGGCCGCGGCGCCGCCTGCCCACCCCACACCGCCTGCTCGGCCCACGACGCACGGCCGTGCCACGCACTACTCGCTGGGCCAGGGCAACACGATCGCGAACGGCAACTGCTCCATGCCGGCTGTCCCTGCAGACCGAATGTACGTTGCGCTCAGCAGCCCCGAGTACAGCGGGGCTGCCGCGTGCGGCACCTTCCTCGACGTCACGGGCCCAAAGGGCACCGTCCGCGTTCAGGTCGTCGACCAGTGCCACGAGTGCGAGATCGGGCATCTCGACCTGAGCGAGGAAGCATTCCGTGCTATCGGCGACTTCGATGCCGGCATCATCCCGATCAGCTACGTCACCGTCCAGGATCCGGCCGTGCCCGCTGTCGCCATCCGCGTTAAGGAGGGCTCGTCACGCTGGTGGGCGGGTCTACAGATTTTAAACGCTGGCAACCGCATTGACCGCGTCGAAATCCAGGCCGGCGGACAGTGGGTGCGCCTCAGCCGCACCGACTATGGGTACTGGGTCACGCCGTCTCCGATTCAGGACGGCCCAATGACCGTGAAGGTGACTGACCAGTTCGGTCGCACGGTCGTGCTCCCAGGCCTTCGCATGGCGCCCGGAGAGAACCAGCCCACATCCTCCCGCTTTTACCCGGTGCGCTGA